A genomic segment from Meiothermus sp. Pnk-1 encodes:
- the lepA gene encoding translation elongation factor 4, whose translation MQERIRNFSIIAHVDHGKSTLADRILQMTHAVSVREMREQFLDSLELERERGITIKASAVRLFYEAKDGQTYTFNLIDTPGHVDFGYEVSRALAAVEGVLLVVDASQGVEAQTIANFYLALEHEHTIIPVVNKIDLPSARPEEVALEIEEVLGLPAEEVVFASGKTGQGVEEILEAIVRRIPAPRGKPSDPLKALIFDSIFDAYQGVIPYVRVFEGTVTHGDKIRVWSTGKEFEVDKVGIFRPGALEPVTRLGPGEVGWITANIREIGEAQVGDTITLADHPTDGPYPGFKPAKPVVFAGMYPVDTQDYNRLRDALEKLKLNDAALSFEPETSEALGFGFRCGFLGLLHAEIVQERLEREFNLNLISTAPSVIYRVLTTSGEVFEVHNPSMLPDPATIAALEEPYVRLSVYTPEEYVGPIMQLLQEKRGRMDHMNYLGTGERGKRVELVYQVPFGEILYDFHDRLKSLSRGYASMDYEQAGYQEGDLVKVQILVNEEPVDALAFIAHRDKAYSLARSMVDKLAEVIPRQQFAVPVQAAIGGKIIARATVKALRKDVLAKCYGGDVSRKKKLLEKQKEGKKRLKAIGSVEVPQEAFLAVLSAGKE comes from the coding sequence GTGCAGGAACGCATACGCAATTTCTCCATCATTGCCCACGTAGACCACGGCAAGTCCACGCTCGCCGATCGCATCCTCCAGATGACCCATGCGGTCAGCGTGCGCGAGATGCGCGAGCAGTTTCTGGATTCCCTCGAGCTCGAGCGCGAGCGCGGCATCACCATCAAAGCCAGCGCGGTGCGCCTGTTTTACGAAGCCAAGGACGGCCAGACCTACACCTTCAACCTCATCGACACCCCCGGCCACGTGGACTTCGGCTACGAGGTGAGCCGGGCCCTGGCCGCCGTGGAGGGGGTGCTGCTGGTGGTGGACGCCTCCCAGGGGGTCGAGGCCCAGACCATCGCCAACTTCTACCTGGCCCTCGAGCACGAGCACACCATCATCCCGGTGGTGAACAAGATCGACTTGCCCTCGGCCCGGCCCGAGGAAGTCGCCCTCGAGATCGAAGAGGTGCTGGGCCTACCCGCCGAGGAGGTGGTGTTTGCCTCAGGCAAGACCGGCCAAGGCGTGGAGGAGATCCTCGAGGCCATCGTGAGGCGCATTCCAGCCCCACGGGGCAAACCCAGCGATCCGCTCAAGGCGCTCATCTTCGACTCCATCTTCGACGCTTACCAGGGGGTGATCCCCTACGTGCGGGTCTTCGAGGGGACGGTCACCCACGGGGACAAGATCCGCGTCTGGTCTACCGGAAAAGAGTTCGAGGTGGACAAGGTGGGGATCTTCCGGCCCGGCGCGCTCGAGCCCGTTACCCGGCTGGGCCCTGGCGAGGTGGGCTGGATCACCGCCAACATCCGCGAGATCGGCGAGGCCCAGGTGGGCGACACCATCACCCTGGCCGACCACCCCACCGATGGCCCCTACCCCGGCTTCAAACCGGCCAAGCCGGTGGTCTTCGCCGGGATGTACCCGGTGGACACCCAGGACTACAACCGCCTCCGCGACGCCCTGGAGAAGCTCAAGCTCAACGACGCCGCGCTCTCCTTCGAGCCGGAGACCTCAGAGGCGCTGGGCTTTGGCTTTCGCTGCGGGTTTTTAGGCCTGCTGCACGCCGAGATCGTGCAGGAGAGGCTCGAGCGGGAGTTCAACCTCAACCTGATCTCCACCGCCCCCAGCGTGATCTACCGGGTCCTCACCACCAGCGGAGAGGTGTTCGAGGTGCATAACCCTTCGATGCTCCCCGACCCCGCCACCATCGCGGCGCTGGAGGAACCCTACGTCAGGCTCAGCGTGTACACCCCCGAGGAGTACGTCGGGCCGATCATGCAGCTATTGCAAGAGAAGCGCGGGCGGATGGACCATATGAACTATCTGGGCACCGGCGAGCGCGGCAAGCGGGTGGAGCTGGTGTACCAAGTGCCCTTTGGGGAGATCCTCTACGACTTCCACGACCGGCTCAAGAGCCTCTCGCGCGGGTATGCTTCGATGGACTACGAGCAGGCCGGTTACCAAGAAGGCGACTTGGTCAAGGTGCAGATTCTGGTCAACGAGGAGCCGGTAGACGCCCTGGCGTTCATCGCCCATCGGGATAAGGCCTACTCCCTCGCCCGCAGCATGGTGGACAAGCTGGCCGAGGTCATCCCCCGCCAGCAGTTCGCGGTGCCCGTGCAGGCCGCCATCGGTGGGAAGATCATCGCCCGGGCCACGGTGAAAGCCCTGCGCAAAGACGTGCTGGCCAAGTGCTATGGCGGCGATGTGAGCCGCAAAAAGAAACTGTTGGAGAAGCAGAAGGAGGGCAAGAAGCGGCTCAAGGCCATCGGCAGCGTGGAGGTGCCGCAGGAGGCCTTCTTGGCGGTGCTCTCAGCGGGGAAGGAGTGA
- a CDS encoding cyclic-di-AMP receptor translates to MKLLITIVQDADAPGLIKALTERGFQSTKLASTGGFLREGSTTLLIGVEDSQVEAVKEVIREKCRTRTRLITPGVPMAEAPDPFLAQPVEVRVGGAVVFILNVEEFMKV, encoded by the coding sequence ATGAAGCTGTTAATCACCATCGTGCAGGACGCGGACGCGCCGGGTTTGATCAAAGCCCTGACCGAGCGCGGCTTCCAAAGCACCAAGCTGGCTTCCACCGGGGGGTTCCTGCGCGAGGGCAGCACCACCCTCTTGATCGGGGTGGAAGACTCCCAGGTCGAGGCGGTCAAGGAGGTGATCCGGGAAAAATGCCGCACCAGAACAAGGCTCATCACCCCTGGTGTCCCCATGGCCGAGGCCCCCGATCCCTTTCTGGCCCAGCCGGTAGAGGTAAGGGTAGGCGGGGCGGTGGTGTTTATCCTCAACGTCGAGGAGTTCATGAAAGTGTAG
- a CDS encoding prepilin-type N-terminal cleavage/methylation domain-containing protein produces MRQQGLTLVEVLVAIAIFAAILAVVVPLVGFFRLNSQSTRTLNATTLAQNLVEEVRGFWQDPDHYNKTCYEPASPLPSQVSLRAYALDATGGNPSPLTVNYSCASATPDAAYVSLKRMEVVVQDPRNATKVLARVTVDVPNPTPPPIN; encoded by the coding sequence ATGAGGCAGCAGGGCTTAACCTTGGTCGAGGTATTGGTAGCCATCGCCATCTTCGCGGCGATCTTGGCGGTGGTGGTGCCCCTGGTCGGCTTCTTTCGCTTGAACAGCCAGAGCACCCGCACCCTCAACGCCACCACGCTAGCCCAAAATCTCGTGGAGGAGGTGCGGGGGTTCTGGCAAGATCCCGACCACTACAACAAAACCTGCTACGAGCCGGCATCGCCGCTACCCAGCCAGGTGAGCTTGCGAGCCTACGCGCTGGATGCGACCGGAGGCAATCCCTCTCCCCTCACCGTGAACTATAGCTGTGCCAGCGCTACCCCTGATGCCGCTTACGTCTCCCTCAAGAGAATGGAGGTAGTGGTCCAAGACCCCCGCAATGCCACCAAGGTTCTGGCCCGCGTCACCGTGGATGTGCCCAACCCCACCCCCCCGCCCATCAACTGA
- a CDS encoding PilW family protein → MRSKGFTLFELLVAMVLVGLIFAAFLQVFTGTLNQSTLTSARSDLLKEGQIAVQVIASKLQEACYVYPNGATLRMADSGYSTQNLRGGYDWTVGSDPILAMLLPPDPNSANPDSYRFFAYYPLLRGFYNSNAGTSLQLESDPANDNVWVLMEYRRNLDPSITPGDFANPPGSPAPCATLAQGLTNADLQGGTARILVDYVSPQNDLFSPNDNPADPSDTPTAATLNLRMQRSLQGKNLSVAGGGSGLSVRVFPRNLGVLAP, encoded by the coding sequence ATGCGAAGCAAAGGCTTTACCCTGTTCGAGCTCTTGGTGGCCATGGTCCTGGTGGGCCTGATCTTTGCCGCTTTTCTCCAGGTATTTACCGGCACCCTCAACCAGTCCACCCTCACCAGCGCCCGCTCCGACCTGCTCAAAGAAGGCCAGATCGCCGTGCAGGTGATAGCTTCGAAGCTACAGGAGGCCTGCTACGTCTACCCTAACGGCGCGACCCTACGTATGGCCGATAGCGGCTACAGCACGCAAAACCTGCGTGGGGGTTACGACTGGACGGTGGGGAGTGACCCGATTCTGGCGATGCTCCTTCCGCCCGATCCCAACAGCGCCAATCCAGACTCCTATCGTTTCTTCGCCTACTACCCGCTGCTGCGCGGTTTTTATAACAGCAACGCCGGGACCAGCCTGCAGCTGGAGAGCGACCCCGCCAACGACAACGTCTGGGTACTGATGGAGTACCGTCGCAACCTGGACCCAAGCATCACCCCCGGCGACTTCGCCAATCCACCCGGCAGCCCCGCGCCGTGCGCCACCTTGGCCCAGGGACTGACCAACGCCGACCTCCAAGGGGGCACCGCCCGCATACTGGTAGATTACGTAAGCCCCCAGAACGACCTCTTCAGCCCCAACGACAACCCCGCCGACCCCAGCGACACCCCTACCGCGGCCACGCTAAACCTGCGGATGCAGCGCAGCCTCCAGGGGAAAAACCTGAGCGTAGCCGGGGGAGGGAGCGGCCTTAGCGTACGGGTGTTTCCTCGCAACCTGGGCGTCCTCGCCCCCTAG
- a CDS encoding GspH/FimT family pseudopilin, giving the protein MRSKGFSLLELLVVLFILGLLGALGFITLRESINRGQVREVATRLAADLAQARSSAQRYARPSRLELAPDGKGYTLTLRQGAADQLVQTYTTPPGITLEAVGSTPTQITYDAPLGEVTTNSAAAFAATVKSNRTTYSRVVRAIGVTGKVVVR; this is encoded by the coding sequence ATGCGCAGCAAGGGTTTCTCCCTCCTCGAGCTCTTGGTGGTCCTATTCATCCTGGGGCTTCTGGGAGCGCTAGGCTTCATCACCTTGCGGGAGAGCATCAACCGCGGCCAGGTCCGGGAGGTAGCCACCCGCCTCGCGGCGGACCTGGCCCAGGCCCGCAGCTCAGCCCAGCGCTACGCGCGGCCATCGCGACTCGAGCTGGCGCCCGACGGCAAAGGCTATACCCTCACCCTGCGCCAGGGGGCAGCGGATCAGCTGGTCCAGACCTACACCACCCCTCCAGGCATCACCCTGGAGGCCGTGGGCTCCACCCCCACCCAAATCACCTACGATGCGCCCCTGGGGGAGGTCACCACCAATAGCGCGGCGGCCTTCGCGGCTACGGTAAAATCAAACCGGACTACGTACTCTAGGGTGGTACGCGCCATTGGGGTCACCGGCAAGGTGGTGGTGCGATGA
- a CDS encoding sensor histidine kinase KdpD — translation MSLKYRIALSIATLSFVPNIVVLAGFLLSIRGQNPEIWLPLLLWAPFLALGSAGVGYLVATVLMRPVDELTRSLAYLRSTERVLAELTLPRPKERPPKEIAELREGFEELLEHLRQVMEGREAVFATLAHDLKTPLLAAIRALEYLEDADSIGPLRRKEVIRDLWKELSRSYWLVENLLTASRLETQKPNPEMLNLRAMLEDLRLRFAGSAKEAGISLETAGAGQARVDRHLLERALTNLITNALRHAKSRVALRAGDGWVEVEDDGPGLPDSLERLSQPFRSQRLRGVRAGSAGLGMYVARRVAEVHGGKLEHLKGQLGGACLRLRLN, via the coding sequence ATGTCGCTCAAATACCGCATCGCCCTCTCCATCGCTACGCTCTCTTTTGTCCCAAACATCGTCGTGTTGGCAGGGTTTCTGCTCAGCATCCGAGGGCAGAACCCCGAGATCTGGCTACCGCTGCTGCTATGGGCCCCCTTCTTGGCCCTGGGCTCGGCGGGGGTGGGGTATCTGGTGGCTACGGTCTTGATGCGCCCGGTGGACGAACTGACCCGTTCGCTGGCTTACCTGCGCAGCACCGAGCGCGTTCTGGCCGAACTCACCCTCCCCCGCCCCAAGGAACGCCCCCCCAAGGAGATCGCCGAGCTGCGGGAGGGATTCGAGGAGTTGCTCGAGCACCTGCGCCAGGTGATGGAAGGGCGCGAGGCGGTCTTCGCCACCCTGGCCCACGACCTCAAGACCCCGCTGTTGGCCGCCATCCGGGCCCTCGAGTACCTCGAGGATGCCGACTCCATCGGCCCCCTTCGGCGCAAGGAGGTCATCCGCGACCTGTGGAAGGAGCTCTCGCGGAGCTACTGGCTGGTGGAAAACCTGCTCACCGCCAGCCGCCTCGAGACCCAAAAACCCAACCCCGAGATGCTCAACCTGCGGGCCATGCTGGAAGATTTGCGCCTGCGTTTCGCCGGCTCGGCAAAAGAGGCCGGGATCAGCCTGGAGACAGCCGGGGCGGGGCAGGCCCGGGTGGACCGTCACCTGCTCGAGCGGGCCCTTACCAACCTAATCACCAACGCGCTGCGCCACGCCAAAAGCCGGGTGGCGCTGCGGGCCGGGGACGGCTGGGTGGAGGTCGAGGACGACGGACCGGGGCTGCCGGATAGCCTCGAGCGCCTTTCTCAGCCCTTCCGCAGCCAGCGGTTGCGCGGGGTGCGGGCGGGCTCGGCGGGGTTGGGGATGTACGTGGCCCGGCGGGTCGCGGAGGTCCACGGGGGCAAGCTCGAGCACCTTAAGGGTCAGTTGGGTGGGGCCTGTCTACGGCTACGGCTAAACTGA
- a CDS encoding response regulator transcription factor, with amino-acid sequence MRLLIADDHPLFRLGLRAALEREGFVVVGEAGDGEETVKLGLKLRPEAILLDIKMPKRDGISTCRALREGGYAGLIAMVTTFHEPALVHQAATAGADAYWSKEMPPDELAQRLGQLQKGLEPRLRPPPLPELTPREKSVLRLLAQGLSTKEMAQELGLSPDTVKDHLERLYGKLTARNRVEALERARGLGFL; translated from the coding sequence ATGAGGCTCCTAATCGCCGACGACCATCCCCTGTTTCGCCTCGGGCTGCGGGCGGCCCTCGAGCGCGAGGGGTTTGTGGTCGTGGGGGAGGCCGGCGACGGGGAGGAAACGGTAAAGCTGGGCTTGAAGCTTCGCCCCGAGGCCATCCTGCTCGACATCAAGATGCCCAAGCGGGACGGAATCTCCACCTGCCGGGCTTTGCGCGAGGGGGGCTACGCCGGGCTCATCGCCATGGTCACCACCTTTCACGAACCCGCCTTGGTCCATCAAGCGGCCACTGCCGGGGCTGACGCTTATTGGTCGAAGGAGATGCCCCCCGACGAGCTGGCTCAGCGCCTAGGGCAGCTGCAAAAAGGGCTCGAGCCCCGCCTCCGCCCTCCTCCCCTACCGGAGCTGACCCCCAGGGAAAAGAGCGTGCTGCGCCTGCTGGCGCAGGGGCTCTCCACCAAGGAGATGGCCCAAGAGCTGGGGCTTTCCCCGGACACGGTGAAGGATCACCTCGAGCGCCTGTACGGGAAGCTCACCGCCCGCAACCGAGTAGAGGCCCTAGAGCGAGCCAGGGGATTGGGTTTTCTCTAG